Genomic DNA from Stigmatella aurantiaca:
AACGGGTGCTGCGGGCGCCATGGTGGTGGAGAACGACCATGTCCGCTGGATTGATATCGATCAACCGGATCTTGAGGAGTCCATTCGCCAACTCCGTGCGCGGCTGGACACGCTGACCCAGAGCGATGACCGTCCCACGGGCCTGGACGATGGGCGCCTTGTGAAACTCCTCATCGCGCTGGCAAACCACGGAGGGTTGCTCTGGAGCATGGTGATCGACCAGCCTGGAGTCGGTCCCGGTTTACGGCGGGGAAGGCGACTCCAGGTCCTTGAGGCGAGGTGGGGAACCTTCCTTCCCATGGAATTCTTCTACGAGTTCCCCCCACCGCGCCCGGAGGCCCAGTTGTGCCCCAGCGCTCGACAGGCACTTGTAACAGGCGGGTGCGATCATGCCTTTCATCGGGACGAGGTGCTGGCCGAGGACTATGTGTGCCCTGCGGGATTCTGGGGACTCACCCGCGTTCTAGAGCGGCAACGTGTGCTCGACCCGGAGCAAGCGCGTGCTGATGTCGGGCTGAAACCCATGCCCAGGCGGGAACAGCGGACCATCCCGCTTCTGCTCAAAGGGCTCGTCGGAGCCAGCCACCGCGTGGATAGCCACGACGCCGGCAGCATGGACAAGGTGCGACACGCGCTCACGACCCTATGGCCCGACTGCACGCAGGAGGTGAAGGGGTGGAAGGAGTGGGCAATGGCGGTGCAGGCGCACGCGCCATCCCTCCTGGTGCTTCTCGTCCACACGGGACGGGAGGAGAGCACGGATGTTGCCACCATCGAGATAGCGGACGAGGCGATCGCAGTATCGCGCCTCCATGAGCGTCACGTGCGGCAGAAGGACTCCGCTGGCGGCGTCCTGGTGCTGCTGCTCGGATGCAGCCCCGTGCTGCCTACGGTGAAGTTCCAGAGCGTCGTGGGCCGGTTCCTATGGGCTGGTCGCGGCTCAGCTGTGGTGGTCAGCAGCATTGCGGACATGTTGGGCCGGCATGCCGGGCCTACTACTGCAGAGCTGCTCACGGGGCTGGAGGAGTTGGTCCGCCACGGGACCGTGGATGTGGGAGAGGCATTCGTCCGCTTGCGTCGCAAGCTGCTCGCGGATGGAGATCCCCTCATGCTCGGTCTCGTCGTCTACGGGGACGTAGACTGGTCCCTGGTTGCACCCGCGAGCTCGAAGGAGGACGCCGATGCTGAAGCTGGAGATGCTGCCCGCCGGATGCGGGGACTGCCTGATTCTGGAGCATGTGCATGAAGGGCGGGCCCACCGCATCCTCATCGATGGAGGGACACCTGCTTCGTACCCGGCACTCCGCGCTCGCCTCTTGCGCGAGTCACGGCCCCACTTCGACTTGATCATCGTCACACATGTGGATGTGGACCACATCGGTGGCGTGCTGGAGTTGCTCCGGGATCGCAAGCTCGGCGTCACCTATGACGACCTTTGGTTCAACGGCTTTCACCACATGCAGCCGTTTTTGCCAGATGCCCTCGGTGTGTCTGGAGAGACCCTGTCCATGCGAGCAGTGCCCACCAGCGAGGACTTGCTTGGCCCTGCGCAGGGTGAGTCGCTGGCGGCGCTTGCCAAAGGGGGCCGCTGGAATGAAGCGTTCCGCCAGGGCCCCATCGTCGCTCTAGACTCAGGCGCGCTGCCGCGCATCGAACTGCCGGGGGGGCTTGTGCTGACGGTACTGTCGCCGACACCGGCCACTCTCCAGAAGATGGCGCTTGTCTGGGCACGGGAGGTTCGCGCCGTAGAGGAAGCGATGTCCCGGCCTGACGCCTCCAGAACTGATCCGGTG
This window encodes:
- a CDS encoding ComEC/Rec2 family competence protein, encoding MLKLEMLPAGCGDCLILEHVHEGRAHRILIDGGTPASYPALRARLLRESRPHFDLIIVTHVDVDHIGGVLELLRDRKLGVTYDDLWFNGFHHMQPFLPDALGVSGETLSMRAVPTSEDLLGPAQGESLAALAKGGRWNEAFRQGPIVALDSGALPRIELPGGLVLTVLSPTPATLQKMALVWAREVRAVEEAMSRPDASRTDPVDRLGDLDVKALASEPEQRDDAPANGSSIALLAERGPHACLLAADAWPHVLAAALQRLLRERGLRKLPLDAVKLPHHGSKRNVTREWLDLVECNNFLFSTDGSRFRHPDTQTVARLISAKRGVRLHFNTASPPALRWQSESLQVRYGFTTVFPGSEGEPLVLTLG